GCTCAGGCTGCCCAGGTCTTCCCTGATCGCCCCGGGCTGGCTTTCCAGCCAGAACAGCCCGTACTGCCAGCCGCTCTCGGCTTGATAAAAGGCCAGGTCGCGAACCGTTTCATTGCGCGTGATGCAGGTCTCGACCAGGGCTGCCGAGGTGACCGCCATGCCCAGCAGGGTGAGTAGGGCCAAGACCATGAGAGTGATCAGCAGGGCCGCGCCGTTCTGCTTGCGAAGGTTGGTTTTCAGGTGCATGTTCTCCTCCTGCAATAACCGAGGTAATTCTCTGCTTTGCGTTCATCGCACCTCTGCGGGAAGCCCGTTCTATCAGAACCCCGCTGCGCGAATGAATTCCAGGGTGGTGCTCTGCTTGCCGCCCTGTGCCTGCCAGAGGGCCAGGATCCGCACCGTCTTGAGACCGGGAACCGGATCGTCTTCGGCGATATTCCAGAACACCCGGATTCTTGCGATGCCGGGTGGTTCCCAAACGTGATCGGCCGGTGCATCTTCGTCGTCGCGGTCATCGAGTCCGGCGCGGCCGTTGCCGTTGACGTCCTGTAAATCGTCATGGTCGTAGGGCAACGCCAGCAGGTGTTCGGCAAGGCTTTTGGCCGCGGCCCGTCCCTGGGTGCGCAGCTCCGCCGCGCCGGCGGCACGAAGCCCCGTGCCTTGCAAAGTGGCGACGGCCAGCAGCCCAACGGCAAACAGACTCAGGGCGATGAGTACTTCGAGTAAGGTAAATCCTTGTCGAGATTTGATGGGTATCATGGTCCCATATTGCGCAAATATACGGTTTCGCTCAGCAAACGGCGGCGCTCCTGGCCGCGCAAGATGAAGACCGTTGTCAGGCTGACGTCGATGCGCCGGATTTCTCCGGGAGATGCAACCTCGCCGCTGATGGGATCAGGCGCGCGTTCCTCCAGATTGCCGTCCTCATCGCTGACAAAGTAGCGAAAGCTGATCCCGGCAAGGTTGTCGGCGAGGGGCTGGTGATAACCCATTCCGGGCCGGTCGACGGCCCTCTGCCCACTGCCCGAGCAACTGCCGCCGCCACTTCTGCCGCTGTGCATGCCCAGGGTGTCGCCGCCGTATAGGCAGAAGGCGATATGCTCACCTGGAGCCGTCAGTTGTCCGTCCGGCGTGCCGGCATGGGGTCCAGAGCCTACGCCGCCCAGGTCGCGGGTGATGTAGAGGTAATCGGTGCGGGCACTGACAATGCCGGCACCGGCCCGTTCGGTAGGGTCAAAACCGGCGCTGCGCAGATGGCTGGTGAGAACGGCCATGGCTGCGCGCAACCTGCTCTGGTCCTCCATGAGTCGCACGTTGGCCGAGTAAGCGTCCTGGTGACTGCGATACAGCGCGAAGATCGCGCTTGCCGCCAACCCCGTCAGGGCCAGGGCCAACATCACTTCGATGAGGGTAAAGCCGCGCGGACGAAACCGGAATCTGCTCCTTCGTTTTGGGCTGTTCATGGATTCAGACGCACGGCGCCATAGAGAGTCATGGTCAATCTGTGAACCGAGCCATTATGGGGGCTGCGCAAGGACAGGGTGCCGCTGCCGTGAGTCGGCATCCCACGGAAGTCAAACCCGGCGCGCGCCGATCCCTGGGCAAAGCCGACCCCTTCGAGGTGCAAGGCTCGAAGGGGCGTAAATGCCTGGATTTCGCGCAACTGCCCGGCGCTGTCCGTGGCCAGAATACGGTAGCCGCCGCGCGTTTGAGCCGGGGGCTCCTCGGCCGGGGTAAATTCGAGGAAGGCGCGCCCGTTGCTGCGCGCTGCCTCGGAGCGCGCCTGTTGAAAGGCGGCCAGCAGGGCGCGCGCCTCGGCGTTTTCCTGCATGCGGATCTGCCAGTGGCGCAGATTGGGGAAGGAGAGAGCGGCGATCACTGAGAGGATTAGCAGAACAATGAGCGATTCCCACAGGGTAAAGCCCCGGGAATGCCCGGAAAGCATAGGCATGGCGGATTCCCCCCCAATCTTTCTAAATACAGGACGGCAGATGCCGTAAACAATTGCATAAAACAGGCGCGAGTATGCCAAAAGTTGCCTGTCCGAGCAACAAAAAAATACAGAAATGCCAGCAATAACAGGTTTTTGTCTGATTTTAATCTTTTCGTTTTTTGGCTCTGCTCTGAGCCGCGCCGAAGGGTTTTAAACGCGTGCAGGTCTTGCGGCGGACGCTCAGGGGTGATAGACTCCGGCGCAACTTTTCGCAAGGAGTTCTCCATGAGCAAAAAAGAAGAAATCAAACCCGTCAAGATTCCTGGGCTCGGGTTGGGCATAGCGGCGCTTGCCGTTTTCGTCGCGGGCGGATTGGCCGTTTTCGGGGGACTCGTTCTGTGGGCCTTTTATCGCAATGATTTTATCCTTGGTTTGGGAACCGGCGAGGCCTTTGGTTATCTCGGCATCTGTGTCGGATTGCTGCTGAGCATTCTGGGCGTGCTACTTATGCGCCTGCTCCGGAATCGCGACCTGTCCTGAGGTTTTCTCCCCGCGCTCCCTGGTTCGGGGCGCGCGGTTGATCGCTGCGACGCAACCTCTCATTTTTTAACTCACCTTAGTATATCTCTTTCATACACCCCTCGCTTTTTTCAATTTATTACTTAAAAAACAAGGCATTACGCGACATCTTTGCGCGCCCCGTCTCCCCGGTCCTGCATGTGCCGCATAATTTTCCTATACCTTCACACGCAAATTTCTCCCTCGCACCGCTTCCTGCAAGTCTAAAAAATCCAATAAAAACAATTGTTTAATTTATATCCGCGATTTTTCTCAAAATTGGTACGGCTTATGCTCTATAGGAAGGTCAGATTGGATATGTAGGTAAGTAAGTGCATTGAGCAAAGGAGGCCAGCCGTGAAAATTCGGATTCTGATGACCCTGATCGTGTTGGTCGGCGCAACAAGTGCCTTTGCTGCTTCGGGCGGCGAACTTGAAGGTGCGAGCCTGGTCACAAAAATATTTTTCGGCTTCTTCGCGCTGATCGTCGCCACCCAGTTGATTCCGGGCTTGATTCTGCTCGGTTCTCTGCTCAAGGGGCTGTTCGGCAAGAGCGCCAGGCAAGCCAAGCTGAGTGGAGGATCCCAGGGGCGCCGTTCAGGCTGAATCAATCTTGGGTTCCACGCCAGGTGGGCGGTAAATGAAGGGAAAGGGGTGAAATCATGGGCGTGCTGCTGATTGCTGACAGAGATAAAGATGGGCGCAAACAGCTTGCGGATTTTTTTGATAATGCCGGCTACCAGGTTGTGGAGACCGACTCGGCGGCTCAGGTGCTTCTCGATACCTTCAAAAAAGAGGCCCAGGTGATACTGCTCAGCGGCGAATTCGATGAAATACCCGCGGCTGACCTGATTCCCATCATCAAAAAATGCAACCGCAACCTCACCATCATTCTGGTGTCCAACGAGGAGTCTTTGCCGCAGATTCGCAAGCTGCGCAGTGAGGGAATCTTTTATCACGCCCTCAAACCGGTCAATGCCGCTGATAAAGAAGAACTTAAACTGGCCGTGCAGTGCGCTTTCGCCAATGTGGGATCGGCATCGCGCCAGCATTAAACGAATACGCGTTTGGTTTATCCGTCCATCAACAACAAAAAGGAGGATGTCATGAAAGTCAAAAGTCTATTGGGAGCGTTGATTGTAGTACTGGCCGGCGCGGGACCGGCCTTGGCGGCAGCAGGAGCGCGCCAGGACAACAGCGGCCTCGTGGTGTGGGTATTTCTTGGTTTCTGCGCCCTGATCGTCGTCGCTCAATTGCTGCCCGCTCTGCTGATGATGCTGGGCGTGGTCAAGGCCGTGGCTCGCGACAAGGAGTTCACTCCGCAGAAAGTCCAGAACAAGTAACCGCGGGATACCAGGGGAGGACCCCGCGGATCGGAATGGCGCGGCATGTGGCCGTGCCCCGGCGCGCGGGCCAAACGGGGGAGGTTGCTATGAAACGGGGAGCGTGGTCGTTAGTCTGCATCGGGTTGTTTCTTGGAGCATTGACTCTTGCCGCGGCGGTGCCCGGGGTCATGGACGGGTTCGCCGGCATCGTCATCAGCATCTTTCTGCTCTACTGCGCCATCATCGTGGTGGCTCAATTGTTCTCGGCACTCTATGCCATGCGCTTGATGGTTGAGGACTCTCTTGATAAGAAGCGGGTTTCACGCCGCGTTGATCTGAACTGAAGCCGGATAATTAAATTGAATATCGAATAAGGAGATGAATCATGAAAACCTCGACAAAAAGCGTACTTTTTCTGTTCGCCGCGTACTTCGTAAGTTTTGTCGTTCTGGTCGTGCTTCCGACCGGAGGGGCATAATCCAATGTGCGGGATCTCTTCAGCGCGGCGCTGAACGAGAATTCCGGGAGATGAGGTGGGCAGTCTGCAGCCTGGGGTTGTCCTGGGTCGGCCCAGGGTTTATAGACAGGGAGGCAAAACCGTGAAAATCAAAGCGAAACACCTGGTTTTTCTATTTTTTATGTATTTTCTGGCATTTATTGCCCTGGTCGCGGTGCCGGGCGGTTGGGCCGCGGACACGGACCACTGCCTGATGTGTCATGGCGATGCCGGGATGGTGGGCGAGGCCCTGTATGTTGACGGGGATAAGTTCGCCGCCACTCGGCATGGCGACATGGGCTGCGTGGCATGCCACGAGGATGCCGGCTATGAGCATCCCGACGACGGCATGGCCTTGGCCGCGGTCAACTGCAACGACTGCCACTTCGACGTCGAGAAAGAATACAACGCCGGTATCCATGCTGGTCTGGCGAGCTGCAACGATTGCCACGAGCCCCACAGCGTACGTGGACCTACCGAAGTCAGTGGCTACGACATGAACCTGATGTGCATCGGTTGCCACTCGGTGTCGCGCATGGTCGACAGCCACAATCGCTGGCTGCCCCAGGCCGGACTGCATATCGAGGCGGTGCCCTGCATCACCTGCCATACCGATTCGGAAGAGGTGGTCATAACCTGGTACCTGGTCAAGCAGAAGCAGGCCTACGGCGATTTTGTCCTGATGAGCAACGAAGAGTTGCAGGAAGTTGCCGGTGAGCGCAGCATCACCGAACTCGTCGACCGCGACGGCGACGGCCATGTGAGCCTGGCAGAATTGCGTGCTTTCAACACCGCCCGGGAATTTCGCGGTCTGCACCTGGTGGGAATGATGACGCCCGAGCAGGTCAGCCATAACTTTCAGGTACTCGACAACCGCTGGGACTGCACCTTCTGTCACGCCTCCGGGCCCGAGGCGATGCAGGTGAGCTACCTCGCCTTTCCCCGCGGAGACGGCTCCTTCAAGAGGCTTGATGTGGAACGCGGCGCGGCTCTCGATGCCCTCTACGGAACGCCTAATTTCTACATGGTCGGTGCCACCCGCAACAAGACCATGGACATTCTTGGTGCCATGATCATCGCCGGCGGCCTGGTGCTGCCCGTCGGACACGGCACGATGCGCTTCTTTACCCGCAAAAATCGTCAGGGAGGACATTAAGGCCATGGCTCAGAGCAAATACATCTACCTGCAACCAACCCCCGTGCGCATCTGGCACTGGCTCAATGCCCTGGGATTCCTGGCCCTGATTCTTTCGGGCATCCAGATCCGCTTTCCGGAAATTAACATCTTCGGCAGCTATCGTGCCGCCATCGAACTGCACAACACCGCGGGCATCGTTGTTTCGGTCAGTTTCTGCCTGTGGCTGATTTACTACCTGGTGATCTCGCGCAAGTTGGTGGCTCTTTACGTGCCGACCCGCGACGATCTGCAGTACGGTCTTTTCCGCCAGGCCATGTTCTATTTCTTCAACTACTTTCGGGGCAAGCCCAATCCCCATCATGCAACGCCCGAGTCCAAGTTCAACCCCATGCAGAAGTCGGCCTATCTGGTCATCATGGCGGTGCTGGTGCCGCTGGTCATCGTCTCGGGCTTGCTGCTGCTCAACATCGGTCCCATGCGCCAACTGGTGATGGCCTTGGGCGGGGTGAAAATCGTGGTCGGCGTGCATTTTCTGCTGTCCTGCTGCCTGATCGCCTTTTTGTTCGTCCATGTGTATCTGGCCACCCTGGGGCAGACCGCGCTGGCTTATTTCAAGCCCATGTGGACCGGTTGGGAAAAAGTGGACAGCGATCATGCCGAAGAGGGCCACTGATCCCGGAAATCTCATTGTTCACTGAAACGCTGGGAGGCGGTCCGCAAGCAAAGCGGCCCGCCTCTCTTTTTTTTGGGGGGGGAAGTCGCGGGAACGCAAAATCGACCATTGACAGAAGTGGCGGCATGATATAATAATTTTAAACATTAAGCGATTTTACTTTTTATTTCTAACTTGGGAGCGCGACCGCGGGTTTCTATGGGCGCCAACAGCATCCGCAAACATATTCTTCTGCCCCTGACCTGCACCCTGCTTCTGCTGCTCGCC
The window above is part of the Geoalkalibacter ferrihydriticus DSM 17813 genome. Proteins encoded here:
- a CDS encoding PilX N-terminal domain-containing pilus assembly protein, giving the protein MHLKTNLRKQNGAALLITLMVLALLTLLGMAVTSAALVETCITRNETVRDLAFYQAESGWQYGLFWLESQPGAIREDLGSLSAPSGWAEAFSSAAAGAPQNLDAADGQSSFAVSIHYLGTSQPPLYSTDFRRIDYSIHARGYGPLQAQSLIEVSAGRIIHGDGY
- a CDS encoding prepilin-type N-terminal cleavage/methylation domain-containing protein, which gives rise to MIPIKSRQGFTLLEVLIALSLFAVGLLAVATLQGTGLRAAGAAELRTQGRAAAKSLAEHLLALPYDHDDLQDVNGNGRAGLDDRDDEDAPADHVWEPPGIARIRVFWNIAEDDPVPGLKTVRILALWQAQGGKQSTTLEFIRAAGF
- a CDS encoding prepilin-type N-terminal cleavage/methylation domain-containing protein, with translation MNSPKRRSRFRFRPRGFTLIEVMLALALTGLAASAIFALYRSHQDAYSANVRLMEDQSRLRAAMAVLTSHLRSAGFDPTERAGAGIVSARTDYLYITRDLGGVGSGPHAGTPDGQLTAPGEHIAFCLYGGDTLGMHSGRSGGGSCSGSGQRAVDRPGMGYHQPLADNLAGISFRYFVSDEDGNLEERAPDPISGEVASPGEIRRIDVSLTTVFILRGQERRRLLSETVYLRNMGP
- a CDS encoding GspH/FimT family protein — its product is MPMLSGHSRGFTLWESLIVLLILSVIAALSFPNLRHWQIRMQENAEARALLAAFQQARSEAARSNGRAFLEFTPAEEPPAQTRGGYRILATDSAGQLREIQAFTPLRALHLEGVGFAQGSARAGFDFRGMPTHGSGTLSLRSPHNGSVHRLTMTLYGAVRLNP
- a CDS encoding response regulator, translated to MGVLLIADRDKDGRKQLADFFDNAGYQVVETDSAAQVLLDTFKKEAQVILLSGEFDEIPAADLIPIIKKCNRNLTIILVSNEESLPQIRKLRSEGIFYHALKPVNAADKEELKLAVQCAFANVGSASRQH
- a CDS encoding multiheme c-type cytochrome, producing the protein MKIKAKHLVFLFFMYFLAFIALVAVPGGWAADTDHCLMCHGDAGMVGEALYVDGDKFAATRHGDMGCVACHEDAGYEHPDDGMALAAVNCNDCHFDVEKEYNAGIHAGLASCNDCHEPHSVRGPTEVSGYDMNLMCIGCHSVSRMVDSHNRWLPQAGLHIEAVPCITCHTDSEEVVITWYLVKQKQAYGDFVLMSNEELQEVAGERSITELVDRDGDGHVSLAELRAFNTAREFRGLHLVGMMTPEQVSHNFQVLDNRWDCTFCHASGPEAMQVSYLAFPRGDGSFKRLDVERGAALDALYGTPNFYMVGATRNKTMDILGAMIIAGGLVLPVGHGTMRFFTRKNRQGGH
- a CDS encoding cytochrome b/b6 domain-containing protein, translated to MAQSKYIYLQPTPVRIWHWLNALGFLALILSGIQIRFPEINIFGSYRAAIELHNTAGIVVSVSFCLWLIYYLVISRKLVALYVPTRDDLQYGLFRQAMFYFFNYFRGKPNPHHATPESKFNPMQKSAYLVIMAVLVPLVIVSGLLLLNIGPMRQLVMALGGVKIVVGVHFLLSCCLIAFLFVHVYLATLGQTALAYFKPMWTGWEKVDSDHAEEGH